One window from the genome of Kaistella carnis encodes:
- the yidC gene encoding membrane protein insertase YidC, with protein sequence MQQNNGLDKNQLISFALFSLILIGVMFYFQNKQAKEQELKQAENKTQVVNKTANNAAKPALVTNLNDSVNTTSIQQIELKNKELTLGISTLGGQLSTVELNEFKAYNKVSDVNDKKLLLFDKNNSSYGFQFKDKTGKTFNTKDLVFSPTQNGNSVTMQANVNGAVIQFIYTLLDKYTVDFNVKTQGLAQLVSDSKAEFVWDFTARQQEKGRSQEQTHTEFNYAFDNYSSFDYDGRTTMEEPKETLNWLAIKQQFFSMVIEPQSGFKNSHGNQDMIEEGEFLKKFNYNGQIDLVNNELNQDFKWYFMPLDLPLLKSYDKNFDELLPLGWSFIGTLNRWFFIPMFNLISSWGIAAGWVIFLMTIIVKIILSPVMFKQHKLSAMMRVIRPEIDEVNAKYKNADAMKKQQETMAVYRKAGVNQMAGCLPGLLQVPIFYALFRFFPNMIDLRGKSFWFAKDLTAYDDVIKLPFHIPFLQDHLSIFAIACTIVILIYTVMTAGNIQQPTQEGMPNMKVIMYIFPITFLFFLNTSASGLSWYYFVSNAINILIILVIKYWILDEKKIHAQIQANKQKEPKKEGKFQKRMREMMEKAQEQQKAQQQQTPKKK encoded by the coding sequence ATGCAGCAAAATAACGGTTTAGATAAAAATCAACTGATCAGTTTCGCCTTGTTTTCCCTAATCTTAATTGGTGTTATGTTTTACTTTCAAAACAAGCAAGCCAAGGAACAGGAACTCAAACAGGCCGAAAACAAAACACAGGTTGTAAATAAAACTGCCAATAATGCCGCGAAGCCGGCGCTCGTTACGAATCTTAACGACAGTGTTAATACAACTTCTATTCAACAGATAGAGTTAAAGAACAAAGAACTGACTTTAGGAATTTCAACTTTGGGTGGTCAACTTTCTACCGTTGAGCTTAACGAATTTAAAGCTTACAATAAAGTTTCTGATGTTAATGATAAGAAGTTGCTTCTTTTTGATAAAAATAATTCTTCTTACGGTTTTCAGTTCAAAGATAAAACAGGAAAAACTTTCAATACAAAAGACTTGGTATTTTCGCCAACTCAAAATGGCAATTCCGTCACGATGCAAGCCAATGTAAATGGCGCTGTCATTCAGTTCATTTATACATTACTGGATAAATACACCGTTGACTTTAATGTAAAAACACAAGGTTTAGCACAATTGGTTTCTGATTCAAAAGCAGAATTCGTTTGGGACTTCACGGCGCGTCAACAAGAGAAAGGGCGCTCTCAAGAACAGACACACACGGAATTTAACTATGCTTTCGACAATTACAGCAGTTTCGATTATGACGGCAGAACGACAATGGAAGAGCCGAAAGAAACACTGAATTGGTTAGCGATCAAACAACAGTTTTTCTCCATGGTGATCGAGCCGCAAAGTGGTTTCAAAAATTCACACGGTAATCAGGACATGATTGAGGAAGGCGAATTTTTGAAAAAATTCAATTATAACGGACAGATTGATTTGGTTAATAATGAATTGAATCAGGATTTCAAATGGTATTTCATGCCTTTGGATTTACCCCTTTTGAAAAGTTACGACAAGAATTTTGATGAATTGCTTCCTTTAGGATGGTCATTTATTGGAACATTAAACAGATGGTTCTTTATTCCAATGTTTAATTTAATTTCAAGTTGGGGAATCGCTGCAGGTTGGGTTATTTTCTTAATGACGATTATTGTAAAGATCATTTTATCGCCGGTTATGTTCAAGCAGCATAAACTGAGTGCCATGATGCGGGTGATTCGTCCGGAGATTGATGAAGTAAACGCCAAATACAAAAATGCTGATGCCATGAAAAAGCAGCAGGAAACGATGGCAGTTTATCGAAAGGCGGGCGTTAACCAAATGGCTGGATGTCTTCCGGGTTTACTGCAGGTTCCGATTTTCTATGCCTTATTCCGATTCTTCCCGAATATGATTGATTTGAGAGGAAAAAGCTTCTGGTTTGCAAAAGATTTGACCGCTTATGACGACGTCATTAAATTACCTTTTCACATTCCATTCCTACAGGACCATTTAAGTATTTTTGCAATTGCATGTACGATCGTTATTTTAATTTATACGGTGATGACCGCAGGGAACATTCAGCAACCTACTCAGGAAGGAATGCCGAATATGAAAGTGATCATGTATATCTTCCCGATCACCTTTTTGTTTTTCTTAAATACTTCTGCTTCGGGACTTTCCTGGTATTATTTCGTATCTAATGCGATTAACATCTTAATTATCCTTGTGATCAAATACTGGATTTTAGATGAGAAGAAAATTCACGCACAGATTCAGGCGAACAAACAGAAAGAGCCGAAAAAGGAAGGTAAATTCCAAAAGAGAATGCGTGAAATGATGGAGAAAGCTCAAGAACAGCAAAAAGCACAACAACAGCAAACTCCTAAGAAAAAATAA
- a CDS encoding CTP synthase, with protein MSKKNTKYIFVTGGVTSSLGKGIVSASLGLLLKSRGFNVTIQKLDPYINIDPGTLNPYEHGECYVTEDGAETDLDLGHYERFLDSKTSQNNNVTTGKIYQTVIEKERKGDFLGKTVQVIPHITNEIKRRIKILAKQNYDIIITEIGGTVGDIESLPYIESVRQLKWELGEHNSMVIHLTLLPYLASSGELKTKPSQHSVRQLMESGIQADVLVCRTEHNIPKEQRAKLAQFCNVALENVIECKDLETIYEVPLYLQKQDFDDVVLKELNLKSDKQADLKDWKNFLKKYKNPKKKVEIALVGKYVSLQDSYKSIAESFIHAGADLETEVKVRWVYSGEIDESNIAETFAGIDGMLIAPGFGDRGIEGKIAAAKYARENNIPLLGICLGMQIMTIEFARNVLGYKKANSMEFDTSTPEPVISLMEEQKNVVDKGGTMRLGAWKCALKTGSKLQEIYGTKNISERHRHRYEFNSEFREEFEKNGLVPTGFNPETDLVETLELKDHPFYIGVQYHPEYKSTVASPHPLFKALIKASSKK; from the coding sequence ATGAGTAAAAAGAACACGAAATACATCTTCGTAACGGGCGGTGTAACTTCTTCTTTAGGCAAAGGAATCGTCTCAGCTTCACTTGGCTTACTGCTAAAATCGAGAGGATTCAATGTCACCATCCAAAAACTTGATCCCTATATTAACATCGACCCTGGAACGCTGAATCCCTACGAACACGGCGAATGCTACGTGACTGAAGACGGCGCAGAAACTGATCTGGATTTGGGTCATTACGAAAGATTTCTGGATTCTAAAACTTCCCAAAACAATAATGTAACGACCGGTAAAATTTACCAGACCGTTATTGAAAAAGAAAGAAAAGGTGATTTCTTAGGTAAAACCGTGCAGGTTATTCCGCATATTACCAATGAAATAAAACGCAGAATTAAAATTCTGGCGAAACAAAATTATGATATCATCATAACCGAAATTGGTGGAACCGTGGGCGATATTGAATCTCTTCCTTATATAGAGAGTGTGCGACAATTAAAATGGGAATTGGGAGAACACAATTCCATGGTGATTCACTTGACTTTATTGCCTTACTTGGCATCCAGTGGGGAATTGAAAACAAAACCTTCACAACATTCGGTTCGTCAGTTAATGGAATCGGGTATTCAGGCGGACGTTTTGGTGTGCAGAACCGAGCATAATATTCCGAAAGAGCAACGTGCAAAATTAGCACAGTTCTGTAATGTGGCTTTAGAAAACGTAATCGAATGTAAAGATCTAGAAACCATTTATGAAGTTCCACTTTATTTACAAAAACAGGATTTCGATGATGTAGTCTTAAAGGAACTGAATTTAAAATCTGATAAACAAGCAGATTTAAAAGATTGGAAAAATTTCCTCAAAAAATATAAAAACCCGAAGAAGAAAGTAGAAATCGCGTTGGTTGGAAAATATGTTTCCCTACAGGACTCGTACAAATCTATCGCAGAATCCTTTATTCACGCAGGTGCCGATCTGGAAACTGAAGTGAAAGTAAGATGGGTTTACAGTGGCGAAATCGACGAAAGTAACATCGCAGAAACTTTTGCAGGGATTGATGGAATGTTGATCGCTCCAGGATTTGGAGACCGAGGAATTGAAGGAAAAATCGCTGCTGCAAAATATGCACGGGAAAATAATATTCCACTTTTGGGAATCTGTTTGGGTATGCAGATCATGACTATCGAATTTGCAAGAAATGTTTTGGGTTATAAAAAAGCCAACTCTATGGAATTCGATACTTCAACACCAGAACCCGTGATCTCTTTAATGGAAGAACAGAAAAATGTGGTTGATAAAGGCGGAACAATGCGCTTAGGTGCGTGGAAATGCGCTTTAAAGACAGGCTCAAAACTACAGGAAATCTACGGCACGAAAAACATTTCGGAAAGACACCGTCACCGTTATGAATTCAACTCGGAATTCAGAGAAGAATTTGAGAAGAATGGCTTGGTTCCCACAGGATTTAATCCAGAAACTGATTTGGTAGAAACCCTCGAACTGAAAGACCATCCTTTCTATATCGGCGTTCAATATCACCCGGAATACAAAAGTACGGTTGCTTCACCCCATCCTTTATTTAAGGCGCTGATTAAAGCTTCTTCAAAAAAATAA
- a CDS encoding peroxiredoxin family protein, translating to MIFGSSWCSACPEELLQISGLYSKWKEQGVEVVFVSLDTDAEVFKNFVERFPFVSISDYKKWESSAVKNYHIFETPTIFFAG from the coding sequence TTGATTTTCGGCTCAAGTTGGTGTTCAGCATGTCCGGAAGAACTTTTGCAGATCTCCGGTTTGTATTCAAAATGGAAAGAACAGGGTGTAGAAGTGGTTTTTGTTTCCTTAGATACCGATGCAGAAGTATTTAAAAATTTTGTAGAACGTTTTCCTTTCGTCAGTATCAGTGATTATAAAAAGTGGGAGAGTTCTGCTGTCAAAAATTATCACATCTTTGAAACTCCGACGATATTTTTTGCTGGATAA